The Pelecanus crispus isolate bPelCri1 chromosome 7, bPelCri1.pri, whole genome shotgun sequence genome includes a window with the following:
- the ATG7 gene encoding ubiquitin-like modifier-activating enzyme ATG7 isoform X2, whose translation MATASNEVHHPVDPGISKLQFAPFSSALDAGFWHELTQKKLNEYRLDETPKVIKGYYYNGDPLGLPARLTLEFSAFDMNASIPARCCPAFGTLYNTNTFETFKSCDKKSLLEKEANEIWESIKSGAALENPMLLNRFLLLTFAIQALQKAYDELCQKEGVTALPYFLIKYHDNSVVISLLKKWDGFFQDQGGKVTVGVYDPCNLSHYPGWPLRNFLILAAHKWGSILQSVEVICFRDRTMQGVRDITHSIIFEIKLPERVLGPGCPKAVGWEKNPKGGMGPRMVNLSECMDPKRLAESSVDLNLKLMCWRLVPTLDLEKIVSAKCLLLGAGTLGCSVARTLMGWGVRKITFVDNAKISYSNPVRQPLYEFEDCLSGGKPKALAAADRLQKIFPGVSSEGYNMSIPMPGHPVNFSEVTMAQARKDVAKLEALIDAHDVVFLLMDTRESRWLPAVIAASKRKLVINAALGFDTFVVMRHGLKKPKQQESGDSCLNNASGSSDLLGSSLFSNIPGYKLGCYFCNDVVAPGDSTRDRTLDQQCTVSRPGLAMIAGALAVELMVSVLQHPEGGYAVASSSDDRMNEPPTSLGLVPHQIRGFLSRFDNVLPVSLAFDKCTACSMKVLDQYEREGFNFLAKVFNSSHSFLEDLTGLTLLHQETQAAEIWDMSDDETV comes from the exons ATGGCAACTGCCAGTAATGAGGTGCACCATCCTGTAGATCCTGGAATCTCAAAGCTGCAGTTTGCTCCCTTCAGTAGTGCCTTGGATGCAGGATTCTGGCATGAACTAACCCAGAAGAAACTCAATGAGTACCGATTAGATGAGACCCCAAAAGTTATCAAAGGATACTACTACAATG GTGATCCTTTGGGTTTGCCAGCTCGCTTGACATTGGAGTTTAGTGCCTTTGATAT GAATGCTTCAATACCAGCACGTTGCTGTCCTGCTTTCGGAACATTGTATAATACCAACACTTTTGAGACTTTCAAGTCCTGTGATAAGAAATCActtctggaaaaagaagcaaatgag ATATGGGAATCAATAAAATCTGGAGCTGCTCTTGAAAACCCTATGCTCTTGAACAGGTTCCTGCTGCTGACATTCGCA ATTCAAGCACTTCAGAAAGCATATGATGAACTTTGCCAGAAAGAGGGGGTTACAGCcttgccttattttttaatcaagtatCATGACAACTCTGTTGTGATATCTCTACTGAAAAAGTGGGATGGTTTCTTCCAAGACCAAGGGGGAAAG GTGACGGTTGGAGTTTATGATCCATGTAATTTATCCCACTATCCAGGATGGCCACTCAGAAATTTCCTGATCCTGGCAGCCCACAAATG ggGCAGCATTCTCCAGTCAGTTGAAGTGATCTGCTTCAGAGATAGGACCATGCAAGGAGTGAGAGACATAACACACAGCAttatctttgaaataaaacttccaGAGAGAGTCCTTGGCCCAG GTTGTCCAAAAGCTGTTGGATGGGAGAAAAATCCAAAGGGAGGCATGGGTCCAAGAATGGTGAATCTCAGTGAATGCATGGATCCAAAAAG GTTAGCAGAATCATCAGTGGATCTTAATTTGAAATTGATGTGCTGGCGGTTGGTACCTACTCTTGATTTGGAAAAGATTGTGTCTGCCAAGTGTCTGCTGCTAGGAGCTGGTACACTGGGTTGTAGTGTTGCAAGGACCTTGATG GGTTGGGGAGTCAGGAAGATTACATTTGTGGACAATGCAAAGATCTCCTACTCCAACCCAGTACGACAGCCACTGTATGAGTTTGAAGACTGCCTTAGTGGTGGGAAGCCTAAGGCACTTGCAGCGGCAGACAGGCTGCAGAAGATCTTCCCAGGAGTG AGTTCAGAAGGCTATAACATGAGCATCCCTATGCCAGGCCACCCAGtgaatttttctgaagtaacaATGGCACAGGCTCGGAAGGATGTGGCTAAACTTGAAGCGCTTATTGATGCTCATGATGTTGTTTTCCTGCTAATGGACACCAGAGAGAGTCGATGGCTTCCTGCTGTCATTGCAGCCAGCAAGAGGAAG TTGGTCATCAATGCTGCATTGGGATTTGACACATTTGTTGTTATGAGACATGGtctaaagaaaccaaaacagcaAGAATCTGGTGATTCATGTTTGAACAATGCCTCTGGTTCTTCTGATCTTTTGGGATCATCGCTCTTTTCAAATATCCCTGGCTATAAACTGGGTTGCTACTTCTGCAATGACGTTGTGGCACCAGGGGAT TCTACCAGGGATCGGACATTGGATCAGCAGTGCACAGTCAGTCGACCTGGATTAGCCATGATAGCTGGAGCTCTTGCAGTGGAATTAATGGTTTCTGTTTTACAGCATCCAGAAGG TGGttatgctgtggccagcagtaGTGATGATAGAATGAATGAACCACCTACTTCTCTTGGACTTGTTCCTCATCAG ATCCGTGGATTTTTATCAAGATTTGATAATGTTCTTCCAGTCAGCCTGGCATTTGATAAGTGCACAGCCTGTTCAATGAAA
- the ATG7 gene encoding ubiquitin-like modifier-activating enzyme ATG7 isoform X1 — MATASNEVHHPVDPGISKLQFAPFSSALDAGFWHELTQKKLNEYRLDETPKVIKGYYYNGDPLGLPARLTLEFSAFDMNASIPARCCPAFGTLYNTNTFETFKSCDKKSLLEKEANEIWESIKSGAALENPMLLNRFLLLTFADLKKYHFYYWFCYPALCFPDGIHIIQKPVCLGDRFPLNQIQALQKAYDELCQKEGVTALPYFLIKYHDNSVVISLLKKWDGFFQDQGGKVTVGVYDPCNLSHYPGWPLRNFLILAAHKWGSILQSVEVICFRDRTMQGVRDITHSIIFEIKLPERVLGPGCPKAVGWEKNPKGGMGPRMVNLSECMDPKRLAESSVDLNLKLMCWRLVPTLDLEKIVSAKCLLLGAGTLGCSVARTLMGWGVRKITFVDNAKISYSNPVRQPLYEFEDCLSGGKPKALAAADRLQKIFPGVSSEGYNMSIPMPGHPVNFSEVTMAQARKDVAKLEALIDAHDVVFLLMDTRESRWLPAVIAASKRKLVINAALGFDTFVVMRHGLKKPKQQESGDSCLNNASGSSDLLGSSLFSNIPGYKLGCYFCNDVVAPGDSTRDRTLDQQCTVSRPGLAMIAGALAVELMVSVLQHPEGGYAVASSSDDRMNEPPTSLGLVPHQVLDQYEREGFNFLAKVFNSSHSFLEDLTGLTLLHQETQAAEIWDMSDDETV; from the exons ATGGCAACTGCCAGTAATGAGGTGCACCATCCTGTAGATCCTGGAATCTCAAAGCTGCAGTTTGCTCCCTTCAGTAGTGCCTTGGATGCAGGATTCTGGCATGAACTAACCCAGAAGAAACTCAATGAGTACCGATTAGATGAGACCCCAAAAGTTATCAAAGGATACTACTACAATG GTGATCCTTTGGGTTTGCCAGCTCGCTTGACATTGGAGTTTAGTGCCTTTGATAT GAATGCTTCAATACCAGCACGTTGCTGTCCTGCTTTCGGAACATTGTATAATACCAACACTTTTGAGACTTTCAAGTCCTGTGATAAGAAATCActtctggaaaaagaagcaaatgag ATATGGGAATCAATAAAATCTGGAGCTGCTCTTGAAAACCCTATGCTCTTGAACAGGTTCCTGCTGCTGACATTCGCA GATTTAAAAAAGTATCATTTCTATTACTGGTTTTGCTACCCTGCTCTCTGCTTCCCCGATGGAATACATATAATTCAGAAACCAGTGTGTCTTGGTGACAGATTCCCATTAAATCAG ATTCAAGCACTTCAGAAAGCATATGATGAACTTTGCCAGAAAGAGGGGGTTACAGCcttgccttattttttaatcaagtatCATGACAACTCTGTTGTGATATCTCTACTGAAAAAGTGGGATGGTTTCTTCCAAGACCAAGGGGGAAAG GTGACGGTTGGAGTTTATGATCCATGTAATTTATCCCACTATCCAGGATGGCCACTCAGAAATTTCCTGATCCTGGCAGCCCACAAATG ggGCAGCATTCTCCAGTCAGTTGAAGTGATCTGCTTCAGAGATAGGACCATGCAAGGAGTGAGAGACATAACACACAGCAttatctttgaaataaaacttccaGAGAGAGTCCTTGGCCCAG GTTGTCCAAAAGCTGTTGGATGGGAGAAAAATCCAAAGGGAGGCATGGGTCCAAGAATGGTGAATCTCAGTGAATGCATGGATCCAAAAAG GTTAGCAGAATCATCAGTGGATCTTAATTTGAAATTGATGTGCTGGCGGTTGGTACCTACTCTTGATTTGGAAAAGATTGTGTCTGCCAAGTGTCTGCTGCTAGGAGCTGGTACACTGGGTTGTAGTGTTGCAAGGACCTTGATG GGTTGGGGAGTCAGGAAGATTACATTTGTGGACAATGCAAAGATCTCCTACTCCAACCCAGTACGACAGCCACTGTATGAGTTTGAAGACTGCCTTAGTGGTGGGAAGCCTAAGGCACTTGCAGCGGCAGACAGGCTGCAGAAGATCTTCCCAGGAGTG AGTTCAGAAGGCTATAACATGAGCATCCCTATGCCAGGCCACCCAGtgaatttttctgaagtaacaATGGCACAGGCTCGGAAGGATGTGGCTAAACTTGAAGCGCTTATTGATGCTCATGATGTTGTTTTCCTGCTAATGGACACCAGAGAGAGTCGATGGCTTCCTGCTGTCATTGCAGCCAGCAAGAGGAAG TTGGTCATCAATGCTGCATTGGGATTTGACACATTTGTTGTTATGAGACATGGtctaaagaaaccaaaacagcaAGAATCTGGTGATTCATGTTTGAACAATGCCTCTGGTTCTTCTGATCTTTTGGGATCATCGCTCTTTTCAAATATCCCTGGCTATAAACTGGGTTGCTACTTCTGCAATGACGTTGTGGCACCAGGGGAT TCTACCAGGGATCGGACATTGGATCAGCAGTGCACAGTCAGTCGACCTGGATTAGCCATGATAGCTGGAGCTCTTGCAGTGGAATTAATGGTTTCTGTTTTACAGCATCCAGAAGG TGGttatgctgtggccagcagtaGTGATGATAGAATGAATGAACCACCTACTTCTCTTGGACTTGTTCCTCATCAG